Part of the Banduia mediterranea genome, CCGACCCTCGCCCGCTTGCGGGAGAGGCGGGACCGCTCGCGAATGCGAGCGGTGGGTGAGGGCAACGGCCATGCCGCAGGCGATTCATTGTGACGGATGCTGCCTGCGGCATGGCCGTTAGCAAGTTCAACGCGGTGCCGGGCCGCGGCGAGCTCTCGCCGCGGCCTTTTTATTGCTTATCGTCAGTCGAGACAGCGAGGATCCCATCGTGACGGCCATTGCCGACAAGACCATCTTCATCAGCGGCGGTGCACGCGGCATCGGCCTCGCCGTCGCCTTGCGGCTTGCCCGCGACGGTGCTCGCCTGGTCATCACCTCGCGCAGCGATACCGAATCCGCCGTGGCCGCCATCGAGGAAGCCGGTGGCAGGGCCCTGGGCCTGACACTGGACATGGACGACCCACAGCAGATCGACCGTGCGGTCGCGAAGACGGCCGATCACTTCGGTGGTATCGACGCACTGGTGCACAACGCCAGCCAGATTCACCTGGGGCCTCTGGAGCGCATTTCGAGCCGGGCGCTGGAGGTGATGCTGGCGGTCAACACGCACGGTCCGCTGCATCTGACCCGCGCCGCACTGCCACATCTGCGCCGCGCCACCAATCCGCACATCGTGGCGATGGCGCCGCCGGTCAACATGAGCCGGCGCTGGTTCACCGGGCGCACGCCATATGCGATCACCAAGCTCAGCCTGAGCATGATGGTGATGGGCCTGGCCGAGGAATTCCGACGCTACGGCATCGCCGTCAACGCGGTGTGGCCACTGACCGTCATCGACACCGCGGCGCTGAAGCACGCCCAGCACGTCAAGGCCGAGAACTGCCGCAAACCGGAAATCGTGGCCGACGCCCTGCATGTG contains:
- a CDS encoding SDR family oxidoreductase: MTAIADKTIFISGGARGIGLAVALRLARDGARLVITSRSDTESAVAAIEEAGGRALGLTLDMDDPQQIDRAVAKTADHFGGIDALVHNASQIHLGPLERISSRALEVMLAVNTHGPLHLTRAALPHLRRATNPHIVAMAPPVNMSRRWFTGRTPYAITKLSLSMMVMGLAEEFRRYGIAVNAVWPLTVIDTAALKHAQHVKAENCRKPEIVADALHVLLTRPARISTGRFFLDEELLREYGVSDFRRYAVSPGKPLMSDLFTD